DNA sequence from the Coffea eugenioides isolate CCC68of chromosome 9, Ceug_1.0, whole genome shotgun sequence genome:
ATCAACTTATATGGGAAGGTGAAATCTAATACTTGGTTTGTCATGCCTCTAGATCCATCATCTTTTGGGGTCATACCTCTCGATGCCATCATCTTTTGGGAATTTAAATCAAGCTTTTCCACTTTGTCAGGCTTAATTTGTTCCACCACTAGGGGAATTAATTCAGCAGAGAAAAAATTTCTAAGATTTCATACATGTAAATTGAAGTAGTCAGACAAGGACAATCCATCTACTGCTGGTAAGTAGCAAGATAATCCAAATTAGAAGATGCAATGCATGTCTATTGGAAGAGAGATGCCAATTAATGAGGAATTTGTTTAATACCCATAGTTGTTATTTGATTTTCAAAAATCTTAGCTAGCAGAGTTGTAATTGACATGCTTCATACTGTCAATAAGCATCAGATGATTTCAGAGGCattgaaaatgaagaaattgatcAGAGTATTAAGTTCAGCATGGAAGGTCACTAGAGTAGGAGAATCCAGATAATCAACAACTGACACATCAATCCATCAAACGCGATGAGATATTATCATTCCAATCTGTAGCAATACTATTGTGGATCTCATGTTAAGATTTGTATCCTTATTAAGGACAAAGTGTTGTCAAAGTATATTTTAAGTATTCAGAATAAGGACTTCTCTCATGGTTTGAAACTTCTGGCTTTAAGAGgttcttttcctcttttatatttcttgttttggATGATAATGTATATCTGCCTGTGCAGGATCACAAGTCCTACATGGCATTAAAGGTTTTCCATGAAATGAGAAGTAAAAGGTGCAAACCTAACATTTGCACTTACACTGCTCTAGTAAATGCATTTGCTAGAGATGGACTGTGTGAAAAGGCGGAAGAAATCTTCGAACTGCTACAGGAAGCTGGGCATGAGCCTGATGTGTATGCCTACAATGCCCTCATGGAAGCTTACAGGTAAAGATATATGTCTGTTTCAGACTGTTAAAAAAGCTTAAATGACTTGAATACTGATTGATGAGGTTAATCTGCTGAGACTAATAATGATGTCAGAATAGTTGAGTGTTACTTCAAGCTTGAGCTTCTGTACGTGGATCATAATATATCCATAGGACTATCAGATTGATCATGAATACTCTCAGGATGGAGCTGCTTATTGACGGCAAAAGTTGTGAAAAGAAATATCATCTCTAGATGCTCTGAGAAGCACTAACTATTTCTACATTATAGGCATGTCGATGTTCATTGGGCTTTCTAGTAGAGAGTTGGTTATTTGGTGGAACTTATATTTGCTACGACCCTGAAACCATTCCTTTTCTGAGTTCTGACTTCTGTGGCTAACTCAAATTTAGATGTTTCATCAGGGAATTGAACATTTGTTATCATTCTGATGACCTGATAGAATCATGAAAAGAGTTTCTATTAGTACTGCACTACTGCAGTGACTATCCATTCCTAGGTTGAGCTGATTTGTTTTGGTGATGGGCTGAAGACTGATGTATAACTAGGATTTCtaaacaattttattttttattttcactcGGGTAGCATCATCTATACAGCAACATGACCACAGTTTTCTCGTTCCTAGTAGATGTTTATGATCTCCAGATTTGTGTCCTGTATCATTTCTCTTGGCCAGTGCTGCTGAAGCTACTTGCAATATTCGAACTTGTTACAGTACGCTCTtatatgaaaaagaaaacatgAGCTTGAAGTTTGTTAAGATCATTGTCTCTAATTTATTTTCTCCTGCAGCCGTGCAGGTTTTCCCAGTGGTGCTGCAGAAATCTTTTCACTTATGAAGCATATGGGATGTGAACCAGATAGGGCCTCGTACAATATCATGGTGGATGCATATGGAAGAGCTGGTCTTCTTGAAGGTCACTTACTTAGATTCCATTAACACAATGTTGGAAATATGGGTGGATCATTAATTTCTTTCATGTTTAAAATAGATTTTCTACTCATGATAGTGTATCTTGCTGTTGTCATTTTGACCATCCTTCTTCAACAACATTAGTATTTGAAAGGCTTCTGTCCCcccaaaaacaacaaaattagtTTTGAGATCCAACATTTCTTAACGTAATACTTACTTAAGCATTTGGTTCGATtatattgtttcttcatttattgTAGAAAATTGGAAATGATAAGCTGCCGTTTTAAGTGTAGAAAGGCATTTGGGGAATCTGTCTGGTACTCTGCTGATTAAGCATAAAGAAAGCAAGAACTACCGAAAACATAGTTCTTTACCCCTTTTAATGACTGGCAATAAGATCACCAGTGTTGTTATTCACTGTAgagttgtttttatttagtgaTCTGGACATCACTTCAATTATGTCGTAATTTTAAGTGAcattctttccaaaatttctttcatGAGTTCATACTCTTTCCAGATTCTCTAAATCATGGCATACTTCATAATTTCGGATGTTTGTCAACATTCTCATTGTTACTTGTGTGTTCGTGGTTGCTTCTATTGCAGATGCAGAAGCTGTTTTCGAACAAATGAAGCAGCTTGGGATGTCGCCAACTATGAAGTCACACATGTTACTTTTATCAGCCTATTCAAGATCAAGTAATGTGCAAAAATGCGAggaaattttgaacaaaatgcAGAAGTCCGGACTTAAACCAGACACTTTTGTGCTTAATAGTATGCTCAATCTGTATGGTCGGCTAGGCCAGTTTGAGAAAATGGAAGAGGTCTTAGAAGCCATGAAAAATGGACCATATGCAGCTGATGTTAGTACCTACAATATCTTGATCAATATCTATGGACGAGCTGGATTCTTTGAGAAAATGGAAGAGATTTTTCTGTCACTTCCTGCAAAGAAGTTGAAACCAGATGTTGTAACTTGGACTTCTCGACTTGGAGCTTACTCTAGAAAGAAACTGTACAAAAAATGTTTAGAGATTTTTGAGGAGATGATCGATAATGGTTGCTATCCAGATGCAGGAACTGCCAAAGTGCTTCTCTCTTCTTGTTCGAGCGAAGATCAGATTGAGCAAGTTACTCATGTGATTACAACAATTCACAAGGGCGAAAGACCCTTGTTTATTACATagctttcatttctttttttcctttcaaaaatttcaagacTTCTTCTTCAGGAAGATATGCTTTGAAATATGTACAAATCCATTTATAGAAGCAGCTAACTAATACTGAAACCACCTTTCACAATCCTTAGGATGTTGGCACCTGATTCACACAAGTATCTGCACATTAAGTGGGATGAAGAACGGCAAGACTCAATAAACAACTGGATGCTATTGAACACAAAACAAGGAACCAGTTACGTGCTTTTGAAATGCCATAAAAACAGCCTGCAGAATACTATCTGCAGCAAAACACTGGGACTTGGATTTGGATTATTCAATGGCAAAGATGGTGGGCATATGCGTACAAGGTCCATGTGGGGAGGACCAGATTGTAGCATGGCAGGTGGGATTATTTTGTGCCTTGAAGACACAAATCAATGATCATCAATTTACATCAGTGGCACGCAGAATCTTTGCTGGTGCTTAGCTGCTAAACTACGGAGCATTAACAATAAGCCAAATGTTTAGAATCTGGCTTAAATTAATAGGCTTTAAGCCTGCATGTTGTAGTAGTGGCTTGGCTTATTTTTATAGCAATTTGTTTGAGTTTTCATGGACATTATGAAAAGTTAAATCCTGCACTATCAAACGGCAATGAGCACAGAAGTTAGAAGTCTGTATCCGATGGTAGAGTAAAATTTACAAACATGAAAGGGCAAAATACACTTTAACCCCCATGTGGTTTAGCGCTTTTCATATAATCCTTCTGTAGTTTCAAAAGTTCTATATAATCCTCTCATAGTTCGGACTAAAGTATCAATGTGACAGAAATGATTCTCCGTAACGGAATCCAAGAAAATGTCAAGAATATAattgtttaaaaactaaaatggcGGAAGCgactaaaatatataaatttaatatGCATGACAATTTAATATCAtatgattttatgttttattGCATAACCCCCTTATCATTTAGTGCTTTATCACATAACGCCCTtatgatttttaaaatataaaccTAACCCCCTGTGGttaattaataattttcaaatttacaaataggtacttttgacattttagttaACTCTGCAATGGAATGCAAACTCCGTGATTTTGACACTTTAGTGTAAATTATGAGGGAGTTATGTATAGATTTGAAACTATGGAGAGTTATATGAAAAATCGTTAAATCATAGGGGATAAATGTGTATTTTACCTAACATAAAAAGAAGTTCATGGTTAAATAGCATAATATTATAAGGGAAAAGAACAATTTTGGAATATTAAGAAAAAAGACATGATCTGGCACGCCAATTAGTTGCATTCAAACTTTCGATATTAGTAATGGAATGAAGATAAAAATTACACCAATGGTAATGAATCGCCAAGCACGCTCAAAACTGAGCTGGCATACAGTAACAAAGCAAAGAAAATTAACTCATCTTGTCAAATGGACATAATAATTTGCGAGTTTCctaataaaaatttttagaatattattttgacatatttttcaattatattttttactttaCATGTATCACATCGTTACAGAATATTTTTCTATCAAAACTCCTAAAAACTCTAATACAGACGAGCTTTTAATTTTCTATTGTCCCTGTCTTGCCAATGAGATTTTAACTAAtcaatttcataaaaaaaaaaaaaaaattgtctcaAGAACAAGGTATAGCAGATTGACTTTTTGAGCTTCTATTTATCTTGTTTCAAGAAACCTATTATGGAACAAATCAGCTAAATGAGCAATTCCTTTTACCTAATTTCCAATAAATATTTTATACTCTAAAACTCCAGAGGCTTGCAGGTTTTATTGCAATTTATTTGCTTAGGGAGCATGAaaatgttgtgaaaccatgggGGAAGATATCAAGAATCTAAAGGACAAAATATGGCCCCTGCCACCAACATGCCAACTTCTGCCGAATGGGGTTGTTGACACATTGACCCACCACctcccaaaaattttttttttttttttaaatttctaatAGTGTAGGATCTgctctttttatttcttttttttttttgttggcttTCCTGCTTTGGGTTTATGTTTTGATAATTACAAGAGAACcccaaatatcaagaaaataaCGGCAATTCATGTGTGAAGTAAACATAGGTACGCTTCTAGTCCTCTTTAATTGGCATCAAATATGATGACCTAATAGAGATGACATATTAAACGAAAAAATAATTCGTAAGTTAGTATAGTCCAATAGTcttcaagaatttttttttttatgcgtCAAAACTCAGTTTCACAATTATATTTATAACATTCCTTTATGGCATGACTACttttaataataattttcattcttttctgtTCCGATCTcattttttgatttaaattaATTTATTGTCTATGCATTTTTTCAACTGCGTAAATCTTCTTTCACATATGTACtagaaaaagtaaaaatttgATAGTGCTCAAATTTTTAAATCTACAATTTTTAAGGTCCATATAACATTGCCACAAATCCTCTCTCAGTTTTTATGATatactttttttaaaataaaaactctATGATGATATAAAACCATTTAAATTATCTTGTTTTGTTGGATTTACATTATTTTACATTTGTGAAATAAGTTATACATGGCAATAATCAAACAAACTATTTGAAATTTTTCCATGATTTTATCTCCTAACTTATAAGAAATTTATTTTGAGATATATAAATTTAGTACCAATGACATAATATAATACTTAAGACAATCGAAATTTGAACTATATGTGAGGTAGATAATGTGACGATCAACTTCTATTAAGTGTCACATAATAAATAAAACAGTGAAAAAGAATTCTTTACTTAATCGACAAAATGAATCAAAACATTGGCGTATTTAATATGTAGCCAAACATCTCGTCCATTTTTTAATCACAACGTTTTTTTATTATACCTTCTACATAATTCTTGAGGTGCTTTCTTACTTTGAACAGTAGTAGCTGATGCAGAATACCAATACTTAAAACTTTCGGGAGTATCCTTGTAAATTCCTGATGTTGAAAATCTTTCCACATAATAAATCAATTTGCCAACTTTTAACTGACAGAGCCTCCATACTAGAAACCTGCGAGACAGCAGTGTGTGAGTGCGTGTTATTAAAGAGCGCAGAAACGGTGGTGACCGGTGGGTTGGTTCTTCTTTGTTATTCAGGTGGTTGATCTGAAGCCATGGCTACAAAATTGTGGGCATCAAAGGCCGCTTCCTACCTTAGGATCTCAGTATTCCACAGAGGCTTTGCCACTGGTAATGTGTTTGGTGTATTTGTAATATGTCTTTCATTTCTTTCTGATATTTTTCGTGTTACGATTCTTGTTTATGGGTTGGTTATGTGAAAAGTTGCTTGATCTGTGATTCTTTTGAAGAAAGATATGATTTTTGGACGTGGGTTGTAGCCATTTTTGTGTGCTGAAAACCATAGGAGATTTTTGGGTGGCTTGAGTTTCCATTTCTGATTTTGGAACATGGTTTCTGGGAATTTTTGCGAGTTTGGATCAGTAAAAGATTCTTGGGATACATGAGTTTTCATATCCTGTGGGTTTTTTAGTTCATCATCTTTGCATTAGAACTGGAAAAATGCATAGTTTATGATGTATCAAGCTGTAGATTACATGTATTTAAATGCTAAGCTCTTGAAATCTTTAGCATTTTCGTCAGTTTTATTTGTAGTTTTTCTGATCACTTACTTGATCTATGTAGtatattatgttttatatgttCAAAATTTATCTGGGAAAGTATTAGGAATTTCTGAAGTTAGCCAAAAAAGTGTGCAGGTAAAATATTAGAAGAAGAGCCAAAACAGAGGTATAAGATGGACCAAAAATACTctgtcttttcttttctgtcaTGGAAAACAAATATTCCAGTAACATGCATTCTTTTTCTGAGACCTTACGAGGATGATTGTGAGAGCTATTCAGTGAAATTGGCATTGTCAGAGCATTTGCAATTGTGAAGAAAATCATAGGATGAGtgtcatcattttcttttacatcAGGCATGTTAGATgtaatttttttccttattgATAGTAATCAACTCAAATTAGCTTATTTTTAATTCAGAGCTACAGAGTTTGATGTCCTAGTTGCTTTTTCTACATATGCTGTCTCTATAGTTGAATTGTGAAACATTTTTTCACTTTGTCTAATTTACGTGGACACTGGTTTAGTCTTAGAAAATGAACTCTGGCATTGTTCTCCTTCCTCCCTACTGCTTGgtcaaaagttacttttggtGGATTAGCATATAATTAAAGCACAGTATTTGATCCTGATGTTTTCCCTGTATGAAATTTTGTTGCAGTTGTCAAGGATCTAAAATATGCAGACTCTCATGAATGGGTGAAAGTTGATGGTAACTCTGCTACTGTGGGCATTACCGACCATGCTCAGGATCATCTGGGTGATGTTGTCTATGTGGAATTACCTGAAGTTGGGAAAGAGGTGAAGCAGGGGGATAGTTTTGGTGCTGTTGAGAGTGTTAAAGCCACTAGTGATGTTTACTCTCCTGTTTCCGGGAAAGTGGTCGATGTTAATGAAAAGCTTGGTGATTCTCCTGGCTTGGTAAGTTCTCAACAGTTATCCCCCTGAGAATGTTTTTATGCATACCTTAAGCATTAACTGCAATGTTGggtaaaaaaaaatctttactGGCTTGTCCCTCCTGCTGTTAGTGATGATTTAACTTAGGCTGAAACACACCACACAaacaaaaatagaaagaaagagccaaaatttttcttgctTGTGCTCTAAATTATGTACCAAATATTTTTGTCAGATTAATCCTTTCTGATGAAATCCGCATTTAACTCCCTGCATGCTGAATCATCTTTTTTGCACTCATGATCACAGCCCTTTATCCAAGACAATTATACTCCTACTGATCAAAGGTGGATATAGATTTTTACACTTTATCAATACTACACCAAGGGTATTTAAAGGAAGTAAACAAAAAGATGAGTATAAATGTACTAGTCTATTCCCCTCAAAAGACCAAGCATGTGCAACCAGAATACTTGCAGAAATTTATTATATTAACCATACCATAGTTAGCATAGAGGACTCTGGTTCTCCCTGCATATGTTGTGAAACCTTATGTAGTCATTTTTGTTCAAGCATTCTCAAAACAAGCATTATGAATGAGAACACAAATGGTACAGCAGGAAAGTGCTTCAAACGTGTTTTGTCAGAACTGATTGTGGAGATTTTTGGTTGATATAAGAAAGGGTGCTAACCAGACGAGGTTCTGTCTTTACAAACACTGTGCTCTATTATCTCTTTGGTTTCTTCCTTCTCTCTCTAGACTAGATTTTACCAAAATTGTGTCTGGCAAGTACTGTTGATACTGCTAATACACACTATCAATTACTTATTATGATGTTGTACATCTATAATTGCTGCTTTTGTGTTTCCAATTATGAGGTTAGATTGAATTCCCCCTGGCAGGCCAATGGCTTAGTGGTAACTTCCTGTA
Encoded proteins:
- the LOC113783528 gene encoding pentatricopeptide repeat-containing protein At2g35130-like translates to MLSIKWPVNYISSEPRCCKTGVTCTATTTTEEPVEKLKPDSLFIDKRGKLRSFNRKRVSRQKGGSLRGKGWQYGSGFVDGIFPVLSPIAQKVLNYVRKEVDVHRVWSSLDTLPHSNNTWDDLINVAVQLWLNKQWDPIIQVCEWILYRSSFQPDIICYNLLIDAYGQKSLIKKAESIYVELLEAHCIPTEDTYALLTKAYCTSGQLEKAEAIFSEMRQHGLPPSTVVYNAYIDGLMKLRNAPKALEIFHRMERDHCQPSTDTYTMLINLYGKDHKSYMALKVFHEMRSKRCKPNICTYTALVNAFARDGLCEKAEEIFELLQEAGHEPDVYAYNALMEAYSRAGFPSGAAEIFSLMKHMGCEPDRASYNIMVDAYGRAGLLEDAEAVFEQMKQLGMSPTMKSHMLLLSAYSRSSNVQKCEEILNKMQKSGLKPDTFVLNSMLNLYGRLGQFEKMEEVLEAMKNGPYAADVSTYNILINIYGRAGFFEKMEEIFLSLPAKKLKPDVVTWTSRLGAYSRKKLYKKCLEIFEEMIDNGCYPDAGTAKVLLSSCSSEDQIEQVTHVITTIHKGERPLFIT
- the LOC113783031 gene encoding glycine cleavage system H protein 2, mitochondrial — translated: MATKLWASKAASYLRISVFHRGFATVVKDLKYADSHEWVKVDGNSATVGITDHAQDHLGDVVYVELPEVGKEVKQGDSFGAVESVKATSDVYSPVSGKVVDVNEKLGDSPGLVNGSPYEDGWIMKVEISNKDELNSLLDSEQYTKHCEAEDQKH